The Leptodactylus fuscus isolate aLepFus1 chromosome 3, aLepFus1.hap2, whole genome shotgun sequence genome has a segment encoding these proteins:
- the CENPW gene encoding centromere protein W, whose product MVRSVPRATVRAAIKKRVPELRLDANVDLLIYLNCVLFLQRLATEARLKAVEDRCPVIKPAHIRAVAKVVLKKSRG is encoded by the exons ATGGTGCGCTCTGTGCCCCGGGCCACCGTCAGAGCCGCCATTAAAAAGCGCGTCCCCGAGCTGCGGTTAGACGCCAACGTGGACCTGCTG ATTTATTTGAACTGCGTGCTCTTTCTTCAGAGGTTGGCGACAGAAGCCCGCCTAAAAGCTGTAGAGGACAGGTGCCCTGTGATAAAGCCTGCACACATCAGAGCCGTAGCCAAG GTTGTCTTAAAGAAGTCAAGAGGGTGA